The following DNA comes from Corynebacterium urogenitale.
CAGCATCGTGGTCAACCGGCTCGCTCATCGCCAGCCCCTGCAGGCTGAGGGTCTTCACTGCATGCGGACCGAAGATCTCCGCCTGCTCGATGGTCTGGTTGGCACCCGTTCCGACCAATGACAGTGGACGATTGGCGGACAGCACCATCAGTGGCACGTGAGATAGGCTCGCCTCCACCATCGCCGGGAGACAGTTGGCAACTGCGGTTCCAGAGGTCATCACCACCGGCACAGCCCGCCCAGTGGCTTTCGCCAACCCGAGGGCCAGAAATGCTCCCGTGCGTTCATCGGTACGGACGTGCAGGCGCAGTCGCCGGGCGCGGTCGGCCTCTGCCAATGCAAGGGCGAGTGGGGCCGAGCGGGATCCCGGGCACACTACAGCCTCCCTCACTCCTCCACGGATCAACTCATCGACAAGGATGATGCTCGCCTCCATGGCAGGGCTGAGATCCTGTGGGCTCTGCATGTCGTTCAGTGTGTCTGGCTCCTTCACGCCTACAAACTTACGTCAGGTGTGAGACATCGTTCCTCCCCACCCACGCATCCCTCACACCCTGACATCACATGGCGCTCGCCCCGCGCCGCGGCAGACCTACTTGAGTAGTTTCATATCTTGGGCTGCGGCGATGAGCATCCGATCGACACCATTGAGCAGCTCATCCGCAATCGTCGGGTCCACTCCGGGTTCCCGGCGCGCCGCGAGTAGTTCTTTTTGCGCTGCCTTGAGCGATAGGTAGCGCACATGGTTCGCCCTTTACAGGTAGGTGTACGCTGCGCGCAGCCGTTCAATCCACCAATCTTTGCGCGCGCCAGTAAGCACACACTCCCCGAGCACCGCCGCGTCCGGCACGATGTCGGCGACCTCCATGTGCCCGTCGACGATCTCCCGGTGGCCAACATCGGTGGAGAACAACCCACCCGTCGCTAGCCCTGCCGGCTGAATGGCGACAGGCATGGCGTCGTCGTCATAGAGCTGGGGCAGGCTCGCCGCCGCGTAAATTCCCGCGCCCATGCCCACAGCGGAATCCAACGCGGAGCTAATCGTGATCGCCACGCCGCGATCCGCCACATCATGGGCAATGTCCAGCAGCGTATCGATTCCACCCAGTGGCGGGACCTTCAGCACCGCAACATCGCAGGCATTCGCATCTACAACCTCCCGCACCGCAGCCTTCGGGTCGTCGCTCTTGCGGATCGCCTCGTCAGCTGCCACGCGCACAAACAACCCGCGGCGCGGCAGCTGGCGACGCACCTCCGCCAGCTCAGCAATGGTGGCGCAGGGCTGTTCCAGGTAATCCAACGGGCCAGAAGCGGTCAACGCCGTAGCGGCCTCCAATGCTTGCTCCACCGACCAGCCACCATTGGCATCTACCCGCACCACCGGCCGCTCCCCGCCCTGGCCTGTGTGCCCGACCTCGGCAAACCACTCCCGCACCGCATTGACGCGCGCAACGTCATCGGCCAATACTTGGCCTTTCTCCGCGACCTTCACCTTCACCGTCTGGCAACCTGGGTAGCGGCGCATCAGCTGATCGATGATCGCTACCCCATCGCCCCCACGGACATCCACCGCAGGAATAGTGGCGTTGACCTCTACGCGCTGGCGAACCGGTTGCGCAGACACACCCCCGAATCCGAAATCCACCGCATGCCGCAGCCACCGGGCAGCCTCTTGTGGCTCATACTCCACAAAGGGCGCCCACTCGGTCCAGCGGTCTGTGGCGTCGAATAAACACACTTCCCTCACCGTCACACCGCGAAACGGCACCCGCATCGGCAGCGCAATGGGGTGGGCGCGGGCGATGAGCTCATCGAGTTCGATCATGATCACTAGACTGCCATGTATGACTGACAACCCCACCGGCAACCCCTTTGACCCAACCCAATGGCGCGAAGTCCCAGGCTTCGAGTTCACGGACATCACCTACCACCGGCACGTCGGCGAGGAGCGTAAAGATGGCATCGTGCGCATCGCCTTCGACCGCCCGGAGGTGCTCAACGCCTTCCGCCCGCACACCGTCGATGAGCTTTACCGGGCCCTCGACCACGCACGGCGTAGCCCCGACGTGGGAACCATCCTGCTCACCGGCAACGGCCCGAGCCCCAAGGATGGCAAGTGGGCCTTCTGCTCCGGCGGCGACCAGCGCATCCGTGGGCGTTCCGGTTACCAATACGCCACCGAGCATGATTCCGACGTCACCGCGGCGACGGCCGACACCATTGATGAAGCCCGGTCTAAGGCCGAAGGCGGGCGCCTGCACATCCTCGAGGTGCAGAGGCTGATCCGCACGATGCCGAAGGTGGTAATTTGCCTGGTCAATGGTTGGGCTGCGGGTGGCGGGCACAGCCTCCACGTGGTCTGCGACCTGACGCTGGCCTCCCGCGAGCATGCGCGATTCAAGCAGACGGACGCGGACGTGGGGTCCTTCGACGCTGGCTATGGCTCCGCGTACCTCGCTAAGCAGGTTGGGCAGAAGTTCGCGCGGGAGATCTTCTTCCTGGGCGATACCTACGATGCGGAGACGATGCACCGCATGGGTGCCGTCAATGCCGTGGCCGATCACGCAGAGCTGGAGGCTACCGCGATTGAGTGGGCGCGCAAGATCAACACCAAATCCCCGACTGCGCAGCGCATGCTGAAGTTCGCCTTCAACCTGACGGACGATGGACTGATGGGCCAGCAGGTGTTTGCCGGCGAAGCAACGCGCTTGGCCTACATGACCGACGAGGCCGTGGAGGGGCGTGATTCCTTCTTGGAGAAGCGCGATCCGCGATGGGAGAGCTTCCCTTACTACTACTAGGGATTACTCCTAGGGACGACGGCTAAGTTCCTAGGGTTTTCAGGGCCCGGGAAGTTATCCCGGGCCTTTACGCAACCTGGGCAGCTTGTGGTGGCCCCGCTCTTTTTGGGGGCGGGCCCACTTTTTCATCGGCAGAAGAGCGCTTTCATGGGGAAAGAGCTACGATGGAACACATCAATGCTTGACACTCCCCACTATTTTTCTTAGGGTGAGGTTTCATAAGACTGCCAGTTTTCACCGAAGGGCAGAATGCCATTTCAAGGCACGCGCCCTATGGGCTCTCATTCACCGTGAGCCCTAAGGAATCTCATTCACCTTCAGAACTGTCAACCCAAAAACTCTGGAGAGCTACCCCAGACAACACACCGGAAGGAGTGACCCGATGCTTTCCCGCCTGAAGAAGTTCCTCGCCCCCTTACGAGCAGCTCGAACATCGAGTCACTCGGGTTCTATCCGCGCACTCACCCCAGCTCATACGCGGATCATCAACCGCGAACCCGTCCTCGTTCCAGTTGGCGCACGGATTCCACTACCCGATGGTTCCTGGCTACCAGCAACCGAACGTCGACTCGCCCGCTACTTCCGTGCAGAAGCCGACCTAGCAACGCCTTCACTCAACGCCCTAGACACGCGTAGCCCCAGCTACCTCAATGTCATCAGCTACTTGGTGGACGTGGGTCGCACCCCCGCAACCTCGATGGATGCTCAAGAGGCTTTCGTGGCGATTCACGGCCGTGTTCCAGGCCCAATCGAACTGGATATTATTCGTACGCAGCTCAAGCAGTTCGGTTTCCTCGCCGACTAGCAACAAGCCCTCCCTACCCAAGCCCTCGCTGTCCAAACTTTCACTGCCCGAACTCTCACTGTCCCCAGCCCTCGCTGTCCCGCCCCTCACTGTCTCAGGGGTTGTCTACACTTCGAGTCATGAGTACTGCACTGCGCACGGTCATCGCCGATCCCTCTAACTTGCCCCCCTTGATCGCTGCTTTGGCCGAGGTCCTGGAGGGAAGCCAGTCCTACCTCCCCCTACCACCGGCCTCCACTCCCGCGGCCACTGTGGCCAACGAGGACCTCGCCTCGCTGATGCGAGCCGGCACAGAGATCATGCCAGGGACTCTCATCGCCTGCACTTCTGGTTCCACGGGCACCCCGAAGGGAGCCCTGTTGACCGCCAGCAACCTGCGCTCCTCCGGCGAGGCGACCGCCGCCTATCTCCAAGAGACGTTCGGCTCCAAACCCGGCGCGTGGCTCCTCACGCTCCCTCCGCACCACATTGCAGGTCTGCAAGTCATCCTCCGCAGTATCTCCGCAGGCTGCACCCCGCTCGTCGCCTCCCACTTAGTCGACTCCGCACCATTCACCGTCGAGAGTTTCATCGCCGATACCGAGCGCCTGCAGCAGGCTTACCCAGATCGGGACCTCTACACCTCCCTCGTTCCCACCCAGCTCGAGCGGCTCGCCGCAAACCCCGGCACTCCACAGCGCACCGCAGCACTCGAGGCACTAGCCTCCTATTCCGCAATCCTCGTCGGCGGGGCCGCCAGCCGCACCGAGCTCATCGACTCGCTCCGT
Coding sequences within:
- a CDS encoding 1,4-dihydroxy-2-naphthoyl-CoA synthase — translated: MTDNPTGNPFDPTQWREVPGFEFTDITYHRHVGEERKDGIVRIAFDRPEVLNAFRPHTVDELYRALDHARRSPDVGTILLTGNGPSPKDGKWAFCSGGDQRIRGRSGYQYATEHDSDVTAATADTIDEARSKAEGGRLHILEVQRLIRTMPKVVICLVNGWAAGGGHSLHVVCDLTLASREHARFKQTDADVGSFDAGYGSAYLAKQVGQKFAREIFFLGDTYDAETMHRMGAVNAVADHAELEATAIEWARKINTKSPTAQRMLKFAFNLTDDGLMGQQVFAGEATRLAYMTDEAVEGRDSFLEKRDPRWESFPYYY
- a CDS encoding AMP-binding protein, whose translation is MSTALRTVIADPSNLPPLIAALAEVLEGSQSYLPLPPASTPAATVANEDLASLMRAGTEIMPGTLIACTSGSTGTPKGALLTASNLRSSGEATAAYLQETFGSKPGAWLLTLPPHHIAGLQVILRSISAGCTPLVASHLVDSAPFTVESFIADTERLQQAYPDRDLYTSLVPTQLERLAANPGTPQRTAALEALASYSAILVGGAASRTELIDSLRAQGIHLTLTYGSSETAGGMVYDGHPLPGASVTIEDPDDTGRGRVILSGPMVARGYRNAPGSPAFPLAGTFVTSDLGTMTDAALSILGRADGAINSAGYKVLPEDVERAVHATLPEVTLADGSTVPTQTLCATGIEDPQFGQAIALAIEGGVEEKDGHHKPTDITTQVRDALRGRVTKHLIPQRAVLVSQLPTSGPGKINRKEVAKIFQQ
- a CDS encoding o-succinylbenzoate synthase; translation: MIELDELIARAHPIALPMRVPFRGVTVREVCLFDATDRWTEWAPFVEYEPQEAARWLRHAVDFGFGGVSAQPVRQRVEVNATIPAVDVRGGDGVAIIDQLMRRYPGCQTVKVKVAEKGQVLADDVARVNAVREWFAEVGHTGQGGERPVVRVDANGGWSVEQALEAATALTASGPLDYLEQPCATIAELAEVRRQLPRRGLFVRVAADEAIRKSDDPKAAVREVVDANACDVAVLKVPPLGGIDTLLDIAHDVADRGVAITISSALDSAVGMGAGIYAAASLPQLYDDDAMPVAIQPAGLATGGLFSTDVGHREIVDGHMEVADIVPDAAVLGECVLTGARKDWWIERLRAAYTYL